One Olsenella sp. oral taxon 807 DNA segment encodes these proteins:
- a CDS encoding glutathione peroxidase has product MVSIYDFTVRDREGKDVSLADYKGKVLIIVNTATECGFTPTYADLQKLYERDKDKDLEILDFPCNQFGQQAPGTADEIHSFCTGRFGVTFPQFGKVEVNGEGADPLFQWLKKQKGFTGFDPTHRITPILTGILDKADPNWRLTPDIKWNFTKFLIDRAGNVVRRFEPTADVDAVVRPAVEELL; this is encoded by the coding sequence ATGGTAAGTATCTATGACTTCACCGTACGGGACCGCGAGGGCAAAGACGTCTCGCTCGCCGACTACAAGGGCAAGGTCCTGATAATCGTCAACACGGCAACCGAGTGTGGCTTCACTCCCACCTACGCCGACCTACAGAAGCTCTATGAGAGGGACAAAGACAAGGACCTCGAGATCCTCGACTTTCCCTGCAATCAGTTTGGCCAGCAGGCCCCCGGGACTGCCGATGAGATCCACAGCTTCTGCACGGGTCGCTTTGGCGTCACCTTTCCGCAGTTTGGCAAGGTTGAAGTCAACGGCGAAGGGGCAGATCCCCTCTTCCAGTGGCTCAAGAAGCAGAAGGGGTTCACGGGCTTTGACCCCACGCACAGGATCACGCCGATCCTGACAGGCATCCTCGATAAGGCCGACCCTAATTGGAGGCTCACGCCAGACATCAAATGGAACTTCACCAAGTTCCTCATCGATAGGGCGGGCAACGTCGTCAGACGCTTCGAGCCTACGGCCGACGTCGATGCCGTCGTCAGGCCTGCGGTGGAGGAGCTGCTCTAG